Proteins from a genomic interval of Rhizoctonia solani chromosome 12, complete sequence:
- a CDS encoding cAMP-dependent protein kinase inhibitor has protein sequence MSGGEPTPGDDWRDLHPLVSLVAAVFSVFVWTLAWARTLVAFVTIKIPIFIYAVLSYSLTLTINFYTLLGISIAAAIFLSYYIRYRYLNDYADLKEPPLDKPNATSLHPDIAAAADDLAAPRFSNYLDEFLQAIRVFGFLEKPVFHELARHLQTRRLIAGDTLALDQDLSFYCVVDGHVQVFAETGRHVDSWDDDYGNSGGYQLLNEVGPGGTLSSLFTILSLFTEDVRISWQDNTGDQYPQENENKDVSHLDIANDTGTARPILRRASLSSSGSTALATASNPRFAMSPTRTPPVGGVMTPGSERSSTYRQGALPSEPGSEMQDDYVYSTGAQSEHKDPRNPMRQGTIARATVDTTLAVIPAEAFRRLTHKFPKASAHIVQVILTRFSRVTFNAMHKYLGLTVELLRTEKAINELACHPLPNTFYSGGGMQRLRQRFAAVPHAEEDDEQAVQTEDDTVTDSDDYFGKIAHHRGSSIGSGTISAGSINVNTPLPDRPVVNQHRRARFPEKGATLHTIASSTSSPPISQTPSQPSSTNSPETPFRVLHPSRSNVQAGDLHTMAGQMNEPENYRPGPASRAVSYAKNWIGDSRRRSVSTHADEGASATQAATTQDFDLRDEVMSSIAKSIGLLQPPLSDSTGASPLLSPLRPGMSRSPFPSSASMTPSSSKNALRNTAMFGSAFSNLSHLQSQDDASSVTSLAGMTPMSLSGLDNDVEILFFSAGSALARAGERNAGLFYVIDGFLDVSIPQEESTYGKHTNPPGGVATVSKPPKRKNTTARPELKVRSSGQEKSGTSNVSIDQSLGRTNQSKPSKHLFTVKTGGIAGYLASLTGSPSYVDIRAKTDTYVGFLPSHALERLLERRPIVLLTLAKRLISLLSPLVLNIDASLDWQQVDAGQVLWRPGEPSDSFYMVLNGRLRALTEKEEGVDIVGEYGQGDTVGELDVITSSSRRTTLHAIRDTELARMPMSLFNAISIRHPQTTVQLLRMIASRVRNEVDQTSINPRQQIGSKEIGRNNPNLKTVCILPSTRDVPVVVFATKLQAALEDMGAPTSFLTQASVTRHLGRHAFTKLGKLKAAGWLAEQEQRYRIVLYVADTPVGSPWTQTCIRQADSIMVIGMGDDPTLGEYERLLMGTKTTARLPGSTREWLKNRPWVHGHTHVELPGLIQPEVQEMQDTDAAAIIAFNKIKNKVQLEIQKYTRSQVNTRPHRPKHFSDFSRLARRLCGKSVGLVLGGGGARGIAHLGVIRALEDRGIPIDHIGGTSIGAFIGGLYAREGDILSSALRAKQFSGRMSSVWRILSDVTWPVVAYTTGHFFNRGIYKAFSNLHIEDMWLPFFCNTTNIITSRMDIHDTGYAWRYIRASMTLVGLLPPLCDNGTLLVDGGYVDNLPVSTMLSHGASIVFAVDVGSLYDNSPRNYGDTVSGWWVVLNRWNPFSSTRNIPDITDIQGRLTYVSSVPTLEEAKITPGCFYMQMPVHEFGTLQFGRYDEIYQVGYSAAVDMLDQWDAENRLPSRYVTSGDDVRGLGKAGKKSKGRSLRRNSGLRTSKTSQSVLYGAAPMLNRIDEAGVGNGEQAPGAGPSKRRFGLDKQRSVSTSSVPDSPPMVEVLPLTPTTPPQTRHHPYADAQSSDSNTSDGEESEEENGVQPPRVVIDGIESESGSLNTRSVSMSPRSNRTTKTSATDESTAQIVRAHRIQRARAHSHSIDEIRQLLSPPPDSNFHRPLPPPLQIIQPSASGNNSTLRLPSNEASGPSILCPGTPGSVSQFTPRSISPVSPNPPPALPPRSTARRRPRMIVRDMGSLLEHINEDESDTHGRLNSLVRTTRSVSLPGIARQSLDSDSNAVSLPPPPRPRNRALVRTVSAAVHTHTLSETPVDLHSVSIQRSETLPTPTVLLQPPPRRSSLSGIQESPPPTPPPKDNKHTPTLRIPSPPRRQSLDHHRSSLYSLPLSPVGIPLPPSTATPNFPQSPQSTVFYTTKAESPPTTPQRVSFLPSCKATSVHSSAIREDWPSPRPSEDRSNRLSTLSNPFGDFSFLRPLANNRVSGISFSSNVSGSSARSVTEAESIPIGLHRATSQDDDRDDLLLPVSPRSSWLRPGFEVDVHLPGAYGDEEDDESVTEESSEKSSVNGRERSKSVTLPYVPSASFKKAARVLGISGGSLLYQHVHDPLFSSPSPMSSSPENPTPITTAGADPTQQSFLPSTAPPSAFSMSNLGRRLSKRSSPSSERRRSEDVPRASSQGSSGLMARMDRFMGRTPSPAGRTRELESEDELHSPPPILTFPKPTHGHGRKHSSSDPSAGLASMSLTGRPSTSNMRTAAERAELVKKTRKIQQMLGDVPPVSGTAGSAFYRVSRAARSEDSLVTPTSARGEAILIGGSSDVKGHRSTASLSSRPLLALSPALQTDGCLDIRTSGSGDDFRVALTETTARPETDDVDLEEPERDEEVDEAALSRRAKRAKVAKLNRYLGSRVPAHLVLGMNQETWDYEQGLPRARSEDEESGSVFGGKKKRRASDGDYSLLEEGINDLSVMSSEEKARAVKRNVKMEKMFGERPPQKLYQLPSGADGPSKSVSDHESEPEDAEDEEDDKPLEGTRGGAHYQSYRASFNSLAYFVSNADRDSLEGLYDIISGPSESDSAAQRNQFAARRKRAAKLSNFFGVSYRDLFGAVLDILESDVKEDKEEGSLSAAETQDLLRKLKSLKDKGQDISV, from the exons ATGAGCGGTGGCGAACCAACTCCTGGGGACGACTGGAGGGACCTTCACCCTCTGGTTTCACTTGTGGCCGCGGTCTTCTCTGTTTTTG TATGGACATTAGCGTGGGCAAGAACGCTTGTAGCTTTCGTTACTATCAAGATACCAATATTTATCTATGCTGTGCTTTCCTATTCCTTGACCTTGACG ATCAACTTTTATACTTTACTGGGTATAAGCATTGCAGCAGCAATTTTTTTGTCTTATTATATTCGGTATCGCTATCTTAACGACTACGCCGACCTAAAAGAGCCCCCACTAGACAAGCCAAATGCCACATCCTTGCACCCAGATATTGCTGCCGCAGCCGACGATCTCGCTGCTCCCAGGTTTAGCAACTACCTCGACGAGTTTCTGCAAGCAATTCGTGTATTCGGATTCCTCGAAAAACCAGTCTTCCATGAATTAGCACGACACCTCCAAACACGTAGGCTTATTGCTGGCGACACTCTGGCACTCGACCAGGATCTATCTTTCTACTGCGTGGTGGATGGCCATGTTCAGGTTTTCGCTGAAACCGGACGGCACGTGGATAGCTGGGACGACGACTATGGCAATAGCGGTGGATACCAGCTATTAAACGAAGTTGGTCCAGGAGGTACACTCTCAAGCTTGTTTACGATCTTGAGTCTATTCACCGAAGACGTACGGATCAGTTGGCAAGATAATACAGGGGACCAATACCCTCAAGAGAACGAAAACAAGGACGTTTCACACTTGGACATAGCAAACGACACTGGTACAGCACGTCCTATTCTGCGAAGAGCGTCCCTCTCATCCTCCGGCTCTACTGCGCTTGCAACTGCGAGTAATCCTCGGTTCGCAATGTCTCCAACACGAACCCCACCGGTAGGCGGTGTAATGACGCCGGGCTCGGAGCGATCGAGTACATATAGACAAGGTGCGCTTCCCTCAGAACCAGGGAGCGAAATGCAAGACGACTATGTGTACTCGACTGGGGCGCAAAGCGAACATAAAGATCCTCGCAATCCTATGCGCCAAGGTACCATCGCACGCGCTACAGTGGATACCACTCTTGCCGTAATCCCAGCTGAAGCATTCAGAAGGTTGACACACAAATTTCCCAAGGCCAGCGCTCATATCGTTCAAG TTATATTAACCCGCTTTTCTCGAGTGACGTTCAACGCAATGCATAAGTATCTCGGATTGACGGTTGAACTCCTTCGTACCGAAAAGGCTATAAATGAACTTGCATGCCATCCTTTGCCAAACACATTCTATTCTGGAGGTGGAATGCAGCGTTTGCGCCAACGTTTTGCGGCCGTGCCCCATGCTGAGGAAGATGATGAGCAGGCCGTGCAGACTGAAGATGATACAGTAACTGATTCAGATGACTACTTTGGAAAGATTGCTCATCATCGAGGATCAAGCATCGGGTCTGGTACTATCTCTGCGGGAAGTATAAACGTTAACACTCCTCTACCTGATCGACCGGTAGTCAACCAACACAGACGAGCAAGGTTCCCAGAGAAGGGCGCGACATTGCATACTATAGCTTCCTCCACCTCGAGTCCCCCTATAAGCCAAACTCCGAGTCAGCCGAGTTCTACAAATTCTCCGGAGACGCCATTTAGAGTTTTACATCCCTCACGCTCCAATGTCCAAGCGGGTGACCTACACACTATGGCGGGCCAAATGAACGAACCAGAAAACTATCGTCCTGGACCGGCGAGCCGTGCGGTCTCCTACGCTAAGAATTGGATCGGCGATTCAAGAAGGCGCAGCGTCTCCACGCATGCAGACGAAGGGGCTTCCGCAACCCAGGCAGCTACGACACAGGATTTTGACCTTCGCGATGAAGTCATGTCAAGCATCGCAAAATCCATCGGACTACTTCAGCCTCCACTTTCTGATTCGACAGGTGCTAGCCCTCTACTCTCTCCTTTGCGGCCAGGAATGTCCAGGAGCCCATTCCCGTCATCTGCTTCCATGACACCTTCGTCAAGTAAGAACGCATTGAGGAATACTGCCATGTTTGGGAGCGCATTTAGTAACCTAAGCCACCTCCAATCTCAAGACGATGCATCGAGCGTAACAAGCCTGGCAGGAATGACTCCAATGAGCCTCAGTGGGTTGGACAACGATGTAGAAATATTGTTTTTCTCCGCTGGAAGTGCACTTGCTCGTGCTGGAGAGAGAAACGCAG GACTTTTCTATGTTATAGATGGATTCCTAGACGTATCGATACCGCAAGAAGAATCTACATATGGGAAACATACGAATCCACCGGGTGGAGTAGCTACAGTGTCGAAGCCACCTAAACGCAAAAACACCACTGCCCGCCCAGAACTTAAAGTTCGGTCGAGTGGACAAGAAAAGTCTGGGACTTCGAATGTTAGTATAGATCAATCCCTAGGGCGTACAAATCAATCCAAGCCATCAAAGCATTTATTCACGGTCAAAACGGGTGGTATCGCCGGATACCTTG CATCACTCACTGGGTCCCCTTCCTACGTTGACATCAGGGCCAAGACCGACACATACGTCGGCTTCCTGCCATCACATGCCTTGGAGAGACTATTGGAAAGACGTCCGATCGTGTTGTTGACTCTAGCAAAACGATTGATTTCGCTGCTCTCTCCACTGG TCTTAAACATCGATGCTTCCCTGGATTGGCAACAGGTCGATGCCGGTCAGGTGCTTTGGAGACCGGGGGAGCCGAGTGATAGTTTCTATATGGTCCTGAATGGACGTTTACGAGCGTTAACCGAAAAAGAAGAAGGCGTAGACATTGTCGGAGAGTACGGCCAAGGGGATACGGTTGGGGAGCTAGATGTTATTACAAGCTCTAGTAGACGTACGACACTCCACGCAATTCGTGATACCGAGCTTGCTCGCATGCCAATGTCTTTATTCAACGCAATATCTATTCG ACACCCTCAAACAACTGTCCA ACTGCTGCGAATGATCGCCTCCCGAGTACGGAACGAAGTTGACCAAACGTCGATTAATCCTCGACAGCAAATAGGGTCCAAAGAAATCGGGCGCAACAATCCAAATCTCAAGACTGTATGCATCCTTCCGTCGACCCGTGATGTGCCCGTTGTGGTGTTTGCGACCAAGCTTCAAGCCGCACTGGAAGACATGGGTGCACCGACGTCGTTCCTGACTCAAGCCTCCGTGACACGGCATCTTGGGCGTCACGCATTTACGAAGCTCGGCAAGCTCAAGGCCGCGGGGTGGCTCGCTGAACAAGAACAACGGTATCGGATTGTGTTGTATGTTGCGGATACGCCGGTTGGCTCACCCTGGACGCAGACTTGTATTCGGCAG GCGGATAGCATTATGGTTATTGGGATGGGCGATGACCCTACATTGGGCGAGTACGAACGCCTGCTCATGGGTACCAAGACCACTGCGAGGC TGCCAGGGTCTACTCGTGAATGGCTTAAA AATAGACCGTGGGTTCATGGACACACGCACGTCGAACTGCCA GGACTTATTCAACCAGAAGTCCAAGAGATGCAGGACACGGACGCAGCGGCGATCATTGCATTCAACAAGATCAAGAACAAAGTTCAACTCGAAATTCAAAAATACACGCGATCGCAGGTGAATACTCGCCCACACCGCCCAAAGCATTTTAGCGATTTTTCTCGCCTCGCGCGTCGCTtgtgcggaaaatccgttGGGCTGGTTCTTGGTGGCGGAGGGGCCAGGGGTATTGCCCACTTG GGTGTCATTCGTGCTCTCGAGGACAGGGGAATTCCGATTGACCACATTGGCGGGACGAGCATTGGTGCCTTTATCGGCGGACTATATGCACGAGAGGGCGACATTCTCTCAAGTGCTCTTCGAGCAAAACAGTTCAGTGGACGAATGTCTAGTGTATGGAGAATTCTTTCGGACGTTACTTGGCCTGTCGTTGCATACACTACCGGCCACTTTTTCAATCGCGGGATCTACAAG GCGTTTTCAAACTTGCATATCGAAGACATGTGGCTGCCATTCTTCTGCAACACAACAAATATTATTACTTCCCGAATGGACATACACGACACTGGTTATGCGTGGAGGTATATCC GTGCATCGATGAccttggttggcctccttccCCCGTTATGTGATAATGGTACCTTGCTCGTTGACGGAGGGTACG TTGACAACTTACCGGTCTCGACCATGCTCTCGCATGGTGCCAGTATAGTGTTCGCAGTTGACGTAGGCTCC TTGTACGACAACTCTCCGCGCAATTACGGAGATACAGTTTCTGGTTGGTGGGTCGTGCTCAACCGATGGAACCCATTCAGCTCGACAAGGAATATACCTGATATCACGGACATCCAAGGGAGGCTTACATA CGTCTCGAGCGTTCCGACGCTAGAAGAAGCCAAGATCACACCCGGATGCTTCTACATGCAGATGCCGGTTCATGAG TTTGGAACACTCCAATTCGGACGGTATGATGAGATTTACCAGGTGGGATACAGTGCGGCCGTGGATATGCTCGATCAATGGGATGCCGAGAACCGTTTGCCATCGCGGTACGTCACGAGTGGGGACGACGTGCGTGGTTTGGGAAAGGCTGGGAAAAAGAGCAAGGGCCGAAGTCTGAGAAGGAACA GCGGACTGCGAACATCCAAGACTAGTCAAAGTGTATTGTATGGAGCGGCACCGATGTTGAATCGGATCGACGAGGCGGGCGTCGGGAATGGAGAACAGGCACCGGGGGCCGGACCCTCAAAGAGGAGGTTCGGCTTGGATAAGCAACGTTCAGTGTCGACTTCATCAGTTCCCGACTCGCCTCCGATGGTCGAGGTGCTACCGCTAACGCCAACCACACCACCGCAAACAAGACACCATCCGTATGCAGATGCCCAGTCCAGCGACAGCAACACTAGCGATGGGGAAGAGAGCGAAGAGGAGAATGGAGTTCAGCCCCCTCGTGTTGTTATAGATGGGATTGAGAGCGAGTCAGGCAGCTTGAACACACGGTCCGTGTCCATGTCACCGCGGTCTAATCGGACGACAAAAACGTCGGCCACGGACGAGAGCACAGCACAGATTGTTCGGGCCCACCGAATACAGAGAGCCCGTGCGCACTCGCACTCGATAGATGAGATTAGACAGCTTCTTTCTCCCCCACCCGACTCCAACTTTCATCGCCCGCTTCCTCCGCCACTGCAGATTATTCAACCATCCGCATCGGGCAATAATAGCACATTGCGACTTCCTTCCAACGAAGCATCCGGCCCGAGTATTCTATGTCCAGGTACACCCGGCTCGGTCTCCCAATTCACTCCTCGATCGATCTCTCCTGTTTCACCCAACCCCCCGCCAGCTCTGCCCCCTCGCTCGACCGCTCGTCGTCGACCACGGATGATTGTCAGAGACATGGGCTCGTTGCTCGAACATATCAATGAAGATGAATCGGATACTCACGGTCGCCTCAACTCGCTCGTTCGCACGACCAGGAGCGTCAGTTTGCCGGGCATCGCACGCCAAT CTTTAGACTCTGATTCGAATGCGGTCTCGCTCCCGCCCCCTCCGCGTCCCCGCAACCGCGCTCTCGTTAGAACCGTTTCTGCCGCGGTTCATACACATACGCTGTCCGAAACGCCGGTAGATCTACATTCTGTCTCAATACAAAGGTCGGAGACTCTCCCGACTCCAACCGTTCTCCTTCAGCCCCCACCTCGTCGCTCGAGTTTGTCTGGGATCCAGGAATCACCTCCGCCAACTCCACCTCCCAAGGACAACAAACACACGCCCACCCTGAGGATCCCGTCTCCCCCTCGTCGCCAGTCCCTGGATCATCACAGGTCAAGTTTGTATTCTCTCCCATTGAGTCCTGTAGGGATTCCGCTCCCGCCTTCCACGGCTACACCCAACTTTCCCCAGTCCCCCCAATCTACCGTGTTCTATACGACCAAGGCCGAGTCTCCCCCAACAACGCCCCAACGAGTTTCCTTCCTTCCATCGTGCAAAGCAACAAGTGTGCATTCGAGCGCCATCCGGGAAGACTGGCCGTCCCCCCGCCCAAGCGAAGACCGCTCCAACCGCCTGTCCACGCTCTCCAATCCGTTTGGCGACTTTTCGTTTCTGCGTCCGCTTGCCAACAACCGTGTCTCCGGTATTTCCTTTTCGTCCAACGTCAGCGGCTCCAGCGCGCGTAGCGTAACCGAGGCCGAGAGTATTCCCATTGGGCTGCACCGCGCGACGAGCCAGGACGACGATCGTGACGACCTTTTACTACCCGTTTCGCCCCGATCGAGTTGGCTGCGCCCCGGGTTCGAGGTCGACGTACATCTCCCGGGGGCCTACGGAGACGAAGAAGACGACGAGAGTGTGACGGAAGAGTCGTCTGAAAAAAGCAGCGTCAACGGCCGGGAACGTTCAAAATCGGTCACGCTTCCATACGTTCCAAGTGCGTCGTTCAAAAAG GCGGCTCGGGTCCTAGGTATTTCAGGGGGCTCGCTTTTATATCAGCACGTTCACGACCCCCTCTTCTCCTCACCTTCTCCAATGTCCTCCTCCCCGGAAAACCCTACCCCAATCACCACAGCCGGCGCGGACCCAACCCAACAATCGTTTTTACCTTCGACCGCCCCACCAAGCGCGTTTTCGATGAGCAACCTTGGCAGACGACTGAGCAAACGATCTTCCCCGTCCTCTGAGCGTCGTCGTTCCGAGGATGTTCCGCGAGCCTCATCTCAAGGTTCGAGCGGCTTGATGGCACGTATGGATAGGTTTATGGGCCGTACGCCCAGTCCCGCCGGACGAACGCGCGAGCTCGAGTCGGAAGACGAGCTACATTCACCACCTCCCATCCTCACGTTTCCCAAGCCGACCCATGGACATGGACGAAAACACTCGAGTTCGGACCCTTCTGCTGGCCTGGCCTCGATGTCGTTGACCGGTCGTCCGTCGACTTCGAATATGCGCACGGCTGCGGAGCGAGCCGAATTGGTCAAAAAGACGCGCAAGATCCAGCAAATGTTGGGCGATGTGCCTCCTGTGTCAGGAACAGCCGGCTCTGCGTTTTACCGGGTGTCTCGAGCGGCCAGGAGCGAGGATTCGCTTGTGACTCCTACCTCTGCACGGGGAGAGGCCATCCTGATTGGCGGATCGTCTGATGTAAAAGGGCATCGGTCGACAGCGTCGTTGTCTTCGCGACCGCTTCTGGCGCTATCGCCTGCCCTTCAAACGGACGGGTGCTTggatatcaggacttctggGAGCGGAGATGACTTTAGGGTGGCGCTGACCGAGACTACTGCAAGACCCGAAACGGACGACGTCGATCTAGAAGAGCCCGAAAGGGACGAAGAAGTGGACGAAGCTGCGCTCTCGAGACGGGCGAAACGTGCCAAGGTGGCCAAGTTGAATCGATACCTCGGGTCCCGCGTCCCCGCTCATCTCGTGCTGGGAATGAATCAGGAGACTTGGGATTACGAGCAAGGTCTTCCCCGAGCGCGATCCGAAGACGAAGAGTCCGGGAGTGTGTTTGGcgggaagaagaagcgacGGGCGAGCGATGGGGATTATTCGTTGCTCGAAGAGGGGATAAACGACTTGAGCGTCATGAGCAGCGAGGAAAAGGCTAGGGCCGTGAAGAGAAATGTCAAGATGGAAAAG ATGTTTGGTGAACGTCCGCCCCAAAAGTTGTACCAGCTTCCAAGTGGGGCCGATGGTCCGTCCAAGTCTGTATCTGATCACGAATCCGAGCCAGAAGACgcagaagacgaggaagacgatAAGCCCCTTGAGGGTACTCGAGGTGGCGCGCACTACCAAAGCTACCGTGCCTCGTTTAATTCGCTCGCCTATTTTGTGAGCAACGCGGACCGTGACTCACTCGAAGGTCTCTACGATATTATCAGTGGCCCGTCTGAATCCGATTCTGCAGCCCAGCGCAACCAATTTGCCGCTCGCCGAAAACGCGCGGCCAAGTTGAGTAACTTTTTCGGCGTAAGCTATCGGGATCTGTTTGGCGCCGTATTGGACATTCTTGAGAGTGATGTCAAGGAAGATAAGGAGGAAGGAAGCTTGAGCGCGGCTGAGACGCAAGACTTGTTGAGAAAGTTGAAGAGTTTGAAGGACAAGGGGCAGGACATAAGCGTCTAG
- a CDS encoding ribosomal protein subunit L28, producing the protein MRLSIRPSILPRTTFLKSYATAPQGRGGRPEAAPPDPRNDIIRRTLYPERTPDVTGLASSPTGIHRPDVELALERAIPSAEAHETIERAWKLHQRQVREQREAELKRKYESMRRAVEVLKELDPVSYAEATRGVDSRRLSEAERERIKGMKRGARKKAESRVEGLFPREMRMPTDTPSRDGWNHGWTAL; encoded by the coding sequence ATGCGCCTTTCCATCCGTCCCTCGATCCTTCCCCGAACCACATTCTTAAAATCCTATGCGACTGCACCCCAGGGCAGAGGTGGAAGGCCTGAAGCAGCTCCTCCTGACCCACGCAACGACATTATAAGACGTACATTGTACCCCGAACGCACACCGGATGTCACGGGACTCGCATCCTCCCCAACAGGGATCCACAGACCGGACGTGGAGCTCGCGCTGGAACGAGCGATCCCTTCTGCCGAGGCGCATGAAACGATCGAGCGCGCTTGGAAGTTGCACCAGCGACAGGTTCGGGAGCAGCGCGAGGCCGAGTTGAAGCGCAAGTACGAGTCAATGAGGCGAGCTGTGGAGGTGTTGAAGGAATTAGATCCTGTTAGCTATGCAGAAGCCACCAGGGGTGTTGATTCACGCCGGTTGAGTGAGgcggagagagagagaatcAAGGGAATGAAAAGGGGTGCTAGGAAAAAGGCTGAGAGTCGGGTGGAAGGATTGTTTCCTCGTGAGATGAGGATGCCGACCGATACACCAAGTCGAGATGGTTGGAATCACGGATGGACAGCGTTGTAG
- a CDS encoding F-box-like protein — protein sequence MSDSIAHDALGEINKDSIELRKHRNSLQAVSRLPEDLLIEVFTIINSPMHAGSVEFPPIHFVHMVSQVCSQWRRTCLNNPLLWAHIYIKAFPLSSFADLCITRAKNAPITLNVTSSRQKLTVVIWKRLLKSLENRGIGTHRWKALVIRVSDFEVFPHLIEHLASYPTPNLESIFCATQTHRYFAESHPNRRPSSVPFLTDQPTLSNLSLPGLSSVVLKRVHLAHLFERNPPISFTRLTRLHLVEAGLGHYAPDAFALLLSSHPSLEEVSLNEHTYFQDDDSKSWSTITPVTFSFLRRLKLMVTDLYSSSGGMGLRWMNRFLQSIDAPGLNQLILIAPSVVPNTANEELVDVISTGYKFNRANTNESNPSSKLLYPALRYLGAIFPLPKDSRLYMAESMLTALPSLTHLRILSEDIAVLDRAPRCSSSLTHLFIQNSVFPKELGNILHRRQEAGLPIRTLGILGGKDVIGLPTAVELKRYDGSQAGDFLDL from the exons ATGTCTGATTCTATTGCTCATGATGCGCTAGGAGAGATTAATAAAGACAGTATTGAGCTCAGAAAGCATAGGAACAGTCTACAGGCCGTCAGCCGACTTCCTGAAGACTTGTTGATTGAAGTATTTACGATCATTAATTCTCCAATGCATGCGGGTTCGGTAGAGTTTCCGCCCATCCATTTCGTGCATATGGTTTCG CAAGTTTGTAGTCAATGGCGGCGCACATGTCTCAACAACCCTTTGTTGTGGGCTCACATCTATATCAAGGCCTTTCCACTTTCTTCATTCGCCGACCTGTGTATAACCCGCGCCAAGAATGCGCCCATCACTCTCAATGTCACTTCTTCTAGGCAAAAGCTTACCGTCGTCATCTGGAAGCGCTTATTGAAATCTTTGGAAAACAGAGGTATCGGCACCCATCGCTGGAAGGCACTTGTCATTCGTGTGAGCGATTTTGAAGTCTTTCCACATTTAATTGAACACTTGGCCTCGTACCCAACTCCCAATCTGGAATCTATTTTCTGCGCAACGCAAACACACAGGTACTTTGCGGAATCACATCCCAATCGTCGGCCAAGCTCTGTCCCTTTCCTCACCGACCAGCCCACACTATCAAACTTGTCCCTCCCTGGGTTGAGTTCTGTTGTGCTCAAAAGGGTGCATCTAGCCCATTTGTTTGAACGCAACCCTCCCATATCGTTCACTCGGCTTACGCGATTACATCTCGTGGAAGCCGGGCTAGGCCATTACGCGCCAGACGCATTTGCTCTCCTGCTCTCATCGCACCCCAGTTTAGAAGAGGTATCGTTGAACGAGCATACATACTTTCAAGATGACGATTCAAAGTCATGGTCCACCATCACACCTGTGACTTTTTCCTTCCTTCGCAGGTTGAAATTGATGGTCACGGACCTTTACAGCTCTAGTGGTGGCATGGGGCTTAGATGGATGAACCGGTTTCTCCAGTCGATCGATGCACCTGGATTAAATCAATTGATCCTTATAGCACCTTCCGTAGTCCCCAACACCGCCAACGAAGAACTTGTTGACGTTATATCTACTGGTTACAAATTCAATCGAGCGAATACGAACGAGtcgaacccatcatccaagTTGCTATACCCTGCGCTGCGTTACCTTGGTGCTATATTTCCTCTCCCAAAGGATAGCCGGCTGTACATGGCGGAATCCATGCTTACCGCGCTACCATCGTTGACACATTTAAGAATACTTAGTGAAGATATTGCAGTTTTAGACAGGGCACCGCGATGTTCGTCCAGTTTGACCCATTTGTTTATTCAAAATTCGGTATTTCCCAAAGAACTTGGGAACATCTTGCATCGTCGACAGGAAGCAGGACTTCCTATTCGTACATTGGGTATTCTGGGAGGCAAGGATGTAATCGGATTGCCTACCGCGGTTGAATTGAAACGCTATGATGGTAGCCAAGCCGGCGATTTTCTTGATTTGTAG